The DNA region AAAACGTAATAATTCTTTGTTTTCATGTTGCTTCAAATACCCCTCGATATCAGATGCAATCAAGTTATTTTGCTCAACAGCCATTAGAAATACCCCTCAATCTTTTTCTTCTCCATCGACCCTGATTCATCATGGTCTATCAATCGCCCCTGGCGCTCGGATACTTTGGTTAGCAGCATTTCTTGAATAATTTCAGGCAATGTTTCCGCTGTAGACTCCACTGCCCCTGTTAGCGGGTAACAACCCAGCGTCCTGAAACGCACCTTCTCCATCACCGCCTTGTCACGTAACTCTTCAGGCATGCGCTCGTCATCGACCATTATTTTGGTTCCACCGTACTCAACCACTGGGCGTTCTTTTGCAAAATACAAATCAGGAATAGGTATCCCTTCAAGGTAGATATATTGCCAAATATCGAGCTCAGTCCAATTAGATAACGGAAATACCCGAATCGACTCCCCTTTTTGATGGCGCCCATTATAGGTATCCCATAATTCTGGGCGTTGCGCCTTTGGGTCCCAACGGTGATTTTTATCGCGGAATGAATAAATTCGTTCTTTAGCACGTGACTTTTCTTCGTCACGACGAGCGCCGCCAAACACCGCATCATATTGATAACTATCTAACATCTGGCGCAGGCCTTCTGTTTTCATGATATCGGTATGCATCGATGAGCCATGTTCAAATGGAGATATGTTTAGCTCCTTACCCTTTGGGTTAATATAGACAATCAAGTCCATACCCACTTCTTTGGCCCGCTTATCTCGAAACTCGATCATTTCTTTGAACTTCCAAGTGGTATCGACATGCACCAAAGGAAACGGCGGTTTGGCAGGAAAGAACGCTTTTTGTGCCAGATGCAACATCACCGAAGAATCCTTACCTACACTATAAAGCATTGCCGGGTTATCAAATTCAGCAATCACTTCACGTATAATATGCACAGACTCCGCTTCTAAGCGCTTCAAATGCGTCAGTTGTTTTTTACTTATAACCATAATGTTTATTTAAATAAAATTATATAATGTTTAATTATAACGAATTATCCGCACTCTTGCCTATTTTATTATTTTGACAAACCAAATCAACTATACCGATACAGACCTTTGCGTTAAGTGTGGATTATGCCTACCACAGTGCCCCACGTACAATTTAACTAAAAATGAAAACGAATCACCCCGTGGCCGCCTAGCCCTCATTCAAGGTTGGTCAGAAGGCCATCTCGAACTAACAAACACGCTTAGCGAGCACATTGATAATTGCTTAACCTGTAGAGCCTGCGAACAAATGTGCCCCGCCAAAGTACCATATGCTAGGCTCATCAACGACTTTCGTGGCGACACAAACACCACCGAGCATAATAAATTAAGCCTGTTAGAACGTTCATTCATTAGTCGCCTCAAAGGACAATACAGGAAAAGCCTAAACTTTTTTCTGCGTTTTTATCAGAAAGTTGGTTTAAGTAAACTCCCTTTACAACTAAATACTTATTTGCCCGCCAAAATTTCCTCTAATCAGTTTAACGAAACATACCCGACATTGGTTGCAGAAAGGCGAGGGCACGTTGCGCTCTTTACTGGTTGCGCCACAGAGGTGCTTGATTCTAAAACACTAGAAGATACTGTCTTCCTTCTTCAACATTGTGGCTTTGACGTTTCCATTCCCCCAAACCAACATTGTTGTGGCGCGATAGATTTACACGCTGGCAATCATCAGCAAGCAATAAAGCTCGCCCAAAACAACCAAAACACGTTTGATAATACACACTACGATGCCGTCATTACGGTCGCCAGTGGTTGCGGTTCTACCTTAGCCGAATATGACCATGCTCTATCAAAAAAAGTCGTTGATATCAGTGATTTTATTGCGCCTTATTTAAGCACACTCTCATTCAAACCACTGAAAGCATCGGCTTGGCTTCACACCCCTTGCACCTTAAAAAATGCTCACCCCTCAACCACCGATATTACTGAACTACTTGCTAATATCAATGAATTAAACATCCGCTCTTTCAAACCCAATCAAATGTGTTGCGGCGCGGCTGGTAGCTACATGCTCACCCACAAAGAAACCGCAACCACCCTACGCGATCAAACCATTGCTCCTTTAAAAGATCACACAATAGATTATTTACTAACCAGTAATGTAGGCTGCGCACTGCATATCCGCTCTGGTTTAAAACAAGCAGGGCTTAACACCACCACCTTGCATCCGGTATCATTACTAGCACAACAACTAAAGGTATAACCATGCAAAGAGCTTACTCCACCGCTGACAACCTCATTGCTCATGCCGACCGTGTGTTACGAACCTTAGCGGGGCATGCTAAAACAACAGGGCGAGAAAACCCGTCTGACGCCGTCGAAGATAACGACCTTAATGAAGACGAAGCTAAATTATCAGCGCAACTGATGCGTGTAAACCATGCTGGCGAAGTCGCTGCCCAAGCCTTATATCAGGGTCAGTCATTAACTGCTCGCAACAAGGCCGTGCAAGAAAAACTGACCCAAGCTGCCGAAGAAGAAAATGATCATCTTGTTTGGTGTCGCAAACGTCTTGACCAGCTTGGCGAAAAAACCAGCATTCTAGACCCTGCTTGGTATTTGGGCTCTTTAGCCATTGGCGCCACCGCCGGTTTAGCCGGCGACAAATGGAGTCTCGGCTTTTTAGCCGAAACCGAGAAACAGGTCGTTCAACATATTGAGAGCCATCTCGAAAAACTGCCCGATACCGATCACAAAACACGCGCCATCCTTAATCAGATGCACGAAGATGAAAGCCAACACGCTACCAGCGCCATCGAGCAAGGCGGGGCTGAGTTACCTGCCCCCATTAAACAAGGCATGCGGCTTGTTTCAAAAATCATGACAAAAACATCTTTTTGGGTTTAGTCTTAAATGAGCAATAACTGGGAAGACCTTGTCAATTTTGACAAGCAACACATTTGGCATCCTTATACCAGCCTAAGCCACCCAACACCTGTTTTCCCCGTAAAATCAGCTTCTGGCATTCGATTAACGCTTGAAGATGGCCGTGAATTGATTGATGGCATGTCATCTTGGTGGGCGGCCATTCATGGCTACAATCACCCCACTTTAAATGCCGCTATTGAAAACCAACTCAAATCTATGTCACATGTGATGTTTGGCGGCTTAACGCACAAACCTGCTGTTGATTTAGCAAAAAAACTCATCGACATCAGCCACGATGATTTACAACATGTATTCTTTGCCGATTCTGGTTCAGTCGCCGTTGAAGTTGCAATCAAAATGGCCCTTCAGTATTGCTCATCACTAGGCCAACCGCAAAAACAACGCTTATTAACCATTAAAAATGGTTATCATGGTGATACTTTTGGTGCGATGGCCGTTTGCGATCCCGATAATGGCATGCATCATCTATTTAGTGACGTTCTCGCTCAACACCTTTTTGCAAAAAGCCCTGATTGCCGAGACCAAACTACATACGATCAAGCCGCCATTGATGATTTTGAGCATTTATTAAAAGACAATATAGGTACTATTGCAGCCGTGATTATAGAACCGCTGGTGCAGGGCGCAGGCGGCATGCGGTTTTATAGCTCCGCCTATCTTAAAAAAGTACGTGAGCTGTGTGATGAGCACGATGTACTACTGATTCTGGATGAAATAGCCACTGGGTTTGGCCGTACTGGAACCTTATTCGCCTACGAGCAAGCGCAAATTGCACCTGATATTTTATGCGTCGGAAAAGCGCTAACCGGCGGTTATGTAAGCCTCGCTGCCACACTCTGCTCCAGCAAAGTAGCCGATGGTATTGGCGGAGGCCAACACCCAACCTTAATGCACGGCCCAACGTTTATGGCTAACCCTTTAGCCTGTGCAGTAGCTAATGCCAGTTTAGAGGTTTTATTGGCTTCGCCCTGGCAAACCTCGGTACAGAGGATTGAAAAACAATTACAATCTGAACTAGCGCCTTGTTCACAACTGAGCGCTGTAAAAGAGGTTCGTGTTAAAGGCGCGATTGGTGTCATTGAGCTGCATCAGCCCGTTGATATCCATTGGATACAACCCCGGTTTGTAGAACTCGGTGTATGGGTTCGTCCTTTTTCAACCCTCATCTACGTGATGCCCCCCTATATTATGACGACAGCTGATTTGTCAACACTAACATCAGCTATGCATCAAGTGGTCTGCGACATCGATACAATTAATGACCAACCAAAGGCGGGTGGCAAATAATTTGCACCGTTACGCCGCTAGGATCATAACAATAAAAACTTTTTGCTCCATCACGGTGTTTGCGTGGTTGAGTTTTCATTTTAACGCCATGATGTTTTAAAAACTCAAACCAATCATCTACATCGTCTTCTCGGTCCAGAAAAAAGCCAATATGGTCTAACGCTGGAACCCCTGCCTCTTCTCCTGTAACAACATGCAGGGCCAAGTTATCATTCCCTGAGGTTAAATAAACGTTCTGTTCATCTGGTCGCCATTCAACAGACATTCCCATTAACTCAACATAAAAATGCTCAGCGGCTACTAAGTCTTGTACATTTAACGCAACATGCCGTAAGCCAGTTGTTGGATTAGGCCGCTTCATTAGGCAACATCCACAATTTCATAATCATGGGTTATCTCAACAGCCTTACTCAACATAATAGAGGCCGAGCAGTACTTTTCAGCTGATAAATTAACAGCACGTGCAACAGCTTTGTCGGTTAAGCCCTTACCAGACACGATAAAATGAACGTGAATTTTAGTAAACACCGCAGGGACCTCATCAGCACGCTCAGCATGAATTTCTGCCACACAATCGGTCACCTGTTGACGGGCTTTATCCAAAATCATTTTTACATCAAACGCTGTACAACCGCCCATACCAGTTAACAACATTTCCATTGGCCGAGGCCCTAAATTTCTACCGCCATTTGCTGGCGCACCATCCATTACAACGGTATGCCCACTGCCTGATTCGCCAAGAAACATCGCGCCTTCAACCCACTTTATTCTTACATCCATTTTCAAACCCTTGTTTTAATTTTAGGCGCAAAGAATATCATAAAACCAGCCAGCAACATGACGTTTGCTAAACCGACCATCAAAAGGCTTACGACGTAGGTTATTTCAAATAATCTCTGTTACACTTTGGGGAATGAGCACAAAAAAAAACCTTCTTAATTTTTCTGGTATGTCGGATGAAACCTTTGCTAGGTTTATCCGCTTTTGCCACCGACACGAATACCCGAATAAAACAGATATTATTCAGCCCGGCGATGAGATAAACACTTTATATTATTTTATTGAAGGGTCCGCCTACGTACGCATCGATGAAGTCGATGGTCACGAATTTATTCTCGCCAATTTAAGTCGCGGAGACTTCCTTGGCGAAGCGAGTTTTTTTGAACCGACCCTGACACGTGACAAACAAAACGTTTACGTTCAAACCTCTTCTTCCTGTCAGCTTGCGGGCATTAGTTATAACCGCTTAAACTCTTTACTTAAGAATGAGCTCCAAGCAGATAGCAAAGAAATTATTACCGTACTAGGCCGCCAATTGGCCAAGCGTCTATTGCAAACCAGTCGCAAAGCTGGGCGTTTAGCATTCTTAGACGTCAGTGGCCGTGTTGCTCGAACATTAATCGACTTAACCGCTGCCCCTGAAGCGATGACTCACCCCGATGGCATGCAAATTAAAATTACGCGACAAGACCTAGGTCGAATGGTCGGCTGCTCACGTGAAATGGCTGGTCGGGTTCTAAAAACAATGGGCGAAGATGGATTGATTGAAGTCAGCGGCAAAACAATCTTGGTAAAAAAGGCTCGCTAAGCAATTAGCCTTTTTAAGGCCTCGCCAGGATCATCGCAACGCATAAAGGCCTCACCTATCAAAAAGGTATGCACCTGATGCTCTTTTAGCATGCTAATGTCTTCAGGTTTGTGCAAGCCGCTTTCACTGACAACAATAATGCCATCAGGAATATGCTCCAATAAGTCCACCGTGGTTTTTAATGACGTATCAAAGGTTCTTAAATCCCTGTTATTTATGCCAATCAAGGCTAAATCCAATCGTAACGCACGCTCTAACTCATCCGCATCATGAACTTCTACCAGCACATCTAAACCTAACTCGCCAGCTAATTGATACAAGCCCTGTAATGTCTCATCATCAAGCGCAGCAACAATCAATAAAATACAGTCTGCGCCGATCGCACGAGCCTCATACACTTGATAAGGGTCTACAATAAAGTCTTTACGAATAACCGGCAGCTTGCACGCTGTTCTTGCTTGTTTTAAATACGCTTCTGAGCCTTGAAAAAAATCCTTATCGGTCAGTACCGACAAGCAAGCAGCACCACCTGCTTCATAGCTGGCTGCTATCTCAGCTGGGTTAAAATTCTCGCGCAACAAGCCTTTACTCGGTGATGCTTTTTTTACTTCAGCAATCACCGCGGTTTCACCGTTACTCAGTTTTTTCTTAATCGATTTAACAAAACCACGAACCGGCGAAGCCTGTGCAATTTGCTGCTTTAAATCATCAATAGAAAAACGCTCAAGCCTCTCGGCAACCTCTTGGTGCTTACGCGCTACTATTTTTTTTAGAACGTCGGGGGTATCACTCATCTTTAAAGCCTTGTGTTTTCTCTTTTAGTTCAGCCATTTTTTGCAAAGCTTTACCGTTGTTTATGGTCTCAAGCGCCAATGCAACACCAGACTTAATGCTGTCTGACTTACCACAAACATATAATGCGGCACCCGCATTAAGCGCAAGCATGTCCGCCGCCTTTTTACCTTCTGTTGTTTTTTGTAAGCCCAGGGCATCGTTTATTAAAGCCAGTGACTCACTAGCACTGTTGACCGTTAAGCCAATTAAGCTTTGACTCGCAACCCCCATTTCTTCAGGCGTTATTTTGTATTCAACAACATGTCCATTTTTTAATTCTGCGACGTGTGTTGGAGTGGCTAAACTAATTTCGTCCAACCCATCTTGCGCATGCACCACAAGCACACGCTCACTGCCTAATCGCTGCAAAACATTCGCGATAGGTTGGCATAAAGCTTCGTTAAACACCCCTATCACCTGCGACTTTACGCCAGCTGGGTTTGTCATTGGCCCCAACATATTAAAAATGGTTCGTTGAGATAATTCTGTACGCGGCCCAATAGTATGCTTCATCGCACTATGGTGCGCGGGGGCAAACATAAAGCCGATACCCACCTGTTGAATACACTGAGCCACCTGCTCTGGCGTTAAACTTAGGTTGATGCCGGCTGCTTCTAGCACATCCGCACTACCTGTTGAACTGGATACCGAGCGATTACCATGCTTGGCCACTTTCGCGCCGGCTGCTGACACAACAAAAGCACTTGCCGTTGAAACATTGAATAAATCTGAACCGTCACCGCCTGTTCCACAGGTATCAACTAGAAAATCACCACTCACTGGCACAGTTGCTGCTAACTCACGCATCACAATAGCGGCACCTTCAATTTCGTCGAGCGACTCCCCTTTCATTCTCAATGCGACTAGAAAACCGCCAATTTGCGCCTCTGTTGCTGCACCTGACATAATCTGGCGCATAACATCGATCATCTCATCGGTAGCAAGATCTTGATGGTTAATAGCTGTTTCAAGCCCTTGTTTAATATCCATTGTTCAGACCTTGTATAAAAAGTTGTTTAATAAATCATGCCCGTGTTCAGTCAAAATGGACTCTGGGTGAAACTGTACACCTTCAACCTCTAACTCTCGGTGCTTAAAGCCCATAATTTCATCCATTTTACCTGTCTCCGTTTCCGTCCATGCTGTTATTTCCAAACAGTCTGGTAAGGAGTCTTTTTCCACCACCAATGAATGGTAACGCGTGGCTTTAAATGGATTACTTAAACCAGTAAAAACGCCGCTATTATTGTGGTGCATATCCGATGTTTTACCATGCATAATTTTCTTTGCGTGAACAACCTTTCCACCAAAAACTTCACCAATACTCTGGTGCCCTAAACAAACGCCTAAAATCGGCACAGAACCAGCCATTTGCTTAATAAGTTCAACAGAAATACCCGCTTGGGTTGGGGTACAAGGCCCAGGTGAAATCACTAACCGGTCGGCCTGCATCGCAATTACTTCATCAATAGTCGCTTGGTCGTTGCGCACAACATGCACATCGGCCCCTAGCTCAGCAAAATATTGCACCAAGTTATAGGTAAAGGAATCATAGTTATCAATCATCACTAATTTACATGTGGCCATTAACCTTCACCTTCTTCTAAACCATGTTTTGCCATCGCCACTGCTTTAAAAATAGCCCGTCCTTTATTCATTGTTTCAGCCCACTCGTTCTCTGGCACAGAATCATGCACGATGCCTGCGCCCGCCTGAATATTCAACTGCCCATCCTTTATCACTGCTGTTCGAATAGCAATGGCTGTATCTAAATTCCCCGACCACGACAGGTAACCAACAGCACCCGAATAAATGCCGCGCTTAACCGGCTCCAACTCGTCAATAATTTGCATTGCCCTCACCTTTGGCGCACCACTAACGGTACCCGCAGGAAAGGTCGCTTCCAAGACATCAATAGCATTAAGGCCAGCCTCTAGTTGCCCTGTCACATTCGATACAATGTGCATAACATGAGAATAACGCTCAATCACCATTTTATCGGTTAATTCTACGGTACCTGTTTTGCAGACACGCCCCGCATCATTACGGCCCAAGTCAATCAACATTAAATGTTCGGCGCATTCTTTAGGGTCTGCCAGCAACTCTTTCTCCAAGGCCTCATCTTCTTCACGTGTCGCACCTCTCGGGCGGGTACCGGCAATGGGTCGAACCGTTACCTGCTCATCTTCCAAGCGCGTTAAAATTTCTGGCGATGAGCCAACAACATATGTATCGTCTAAGTTTAAATGGTACATGTATGGAGATGGGTTCAAGCACCGTAGTGCACGATACAAGTCTATTGGCGGCTCTTCATAAGGGATGCTCATCCTTTGCGATAAGACCACCTGCATCACATCGCCTTCAACGATATAGTCTTTTACCGTTTTAACCGCTTCTTGAAAGCCTTCTTGGGTGAACCCCGAAACGAACCCAGACTCATCAATCGCTGGTGATTGGCTTTGCCCAAACGTAGAACGTATTTCAGTAGTATTTAATTGAAGGCTAAGCTCTTCAAGACGACTCAAACCATCTTGGTAGGCAGTCTCCAGCGTTGGATCAACGTGAGTCACAATCATTATTTGATTGTTAACGTTATCAAAAATCAACACTTCTTCAGAAATCATTAATAAGATATCTGGGGAGCCTATTGGGTCTTCTTTTTTATTTTGTTGGCTGTTTTCTGCGACTTTTGGCTCGATATAATGAATAGTCTCATAACCAAAGTAGCCAACCAAGCCGCCACTAAATCGTGGCAGGCCATCAATATCCGGTATATTAAATGTCGATGCGTACTGTCTCACCCAATCTAAAGGGGCATCACTACTGAGGCTGTTTGTTAGTCGACCATTCGATTCCAAGCGAATGTTGTTACCTGTTATTTTAATCACTTCGTTACACGGTAGGCCAATAATCGAGTAACGCCCCCAATTCTCGCCACCTTGTACAGATTCAAAAAGATAACTATAAGGCCCATTAGCCAGTTTCATATAGGCGCTTAATGGGGTTTCTAGGTCGGCCAAAATCGTTTTCATCAGGGGAATTTTGCTATAGCCCTGATCGGCATATTGTTTAAATTTTTCGGGTGTCATCACACGGTCTCTTAATTACTTCATCAATGGTTTTAATGCTTCTGCTAAATCATTCAGCCGAACCGCCATCGTTTTTTCATTAGTTTTACATCACCCATATTTGGCACCTTCTCTTATGCGGCTTTTTCCAGCAACTGCGCTATTTCTGAAAAGTGTTGTATGACAACATCAGCACCTAATTGATGCACATCATCCTCACCGTGATAACCGTAACTGACACAGATGGAATAAAAACCAGCTGCTTGGGCCGCCATAATATCATTGACCGAATCACCCACCATAATAGACTGCTCAGGTAATACGTTAAAAAACTTCGCCGTCTCTAATAGTGGCATCGGGTGTGGTTTTCGATGCTCAAAGCTATCACCGCAGACAACTTTATCAAAAAATTGGCTCAGCCCTATTTCCTTTAATAAAGGCAGCGTAAATTGTTCTGGCTTATTAGTAATACAGGCCATAGCTATTCCTGCCTGTTTGAAAGCAGCTAATGTGTCTTCCACCCCATTATATAGCTCACTGTCGGTATTTAGGTTATCTGCGTAGTGCTTTAGGAATATTGGATAGGCTTTATCAAACAAGTCTTTCGGTATATCGCCATTAATATCCCCCGACAAGGCACGTTTTACTAATACGCGTGCGCCATTACCAATCCAGCCACGCACGCTGTCTTGTTGTTGCGTTGGTAAGTTTAACTCCGCCAATGTAAGTTGCACTGCTTTTGCTAAGTCAGGCACGCTATCCAATAATGTGCCATCTAAATCAAAGGCCACTAACTTTGTTTTGCAATTGTCACGCAATGTTTTCAAGCAACTGCCTTTGCTATTTTCTCACGCATAGCTGCAATAGTTTTTGCATAATCATCGGTGTTAAAGATGGCCGAACCAGCGACAAACATATCTGCACCGGCAGCGGCAATTTCACCGATATTATCAATCTTTACACCACCATCTACTTCAAGCCGAATATCAGCCCCACTCACATCAATACGTTGACGAACTTGACGTAATTTCTCCAACGTAGAAGGAATAAAGCTTTGCCCGCCAAAGCCTGGGTTTACCGACATCAATAAAATCACATCGAGCTTATCCATCACGTGATCTAGATAACTTAATGGCGTTGCTGGATTAAAAACTAACCCTGCCTTGCAACCTAATTCTTTAATCAGGCCTAAACTGCGGTCTATATGTTCAGATGCCTCAGGGTGGAAGGTAATATAGCTAGCCCCTGCTTTTGCAAAATCAGAAATAATTCGGTCTACTGGCTTGACCATTAAATGGACATCAATCGGTGCAGTTACGCCATGATTGCGCAGCGCCTCACACACTAATGGCCCAATGGTTAAATTCGGCACATAATGGTTGTCCATCACATCGAAATGCACGACATCTGCGCCTGCAAATAGCACATTGTCGACCTCTTCGCCCAAACGAGCAAAATCAGCCGATAAAATAGACGGTGCAATTAAGGGTGTTTTCATTTCTTAAGCAACTTTTTAATAAAGGAAGAAGGGTACCCGAATTTGCATTTTATTTCATCTCCATTAACCCTATAGGCCTTACATCGCGGCTTATCTTAACCGCCTAATAGATAAAAACTTTTGTTCTGCAGTAATGTGCATTTCAAACTCACCATAAATTCCATCATGCGTTAAAAACTGTCGCACATTATCTGCCGAAAACTCTATTCGTCTTCCGTCGCTAGCGATGGTTGAGATTTTGTTCGCATGGCCTTTATAAACAGATAAATATTTTTCTGCTGAAATAGCCAATTTAAAGATTAACCGTTGATCTTGCATGCCCGTATTTTACCCATGTAAAAACTGTTTTCATATCTGACAAAAAACCATTGTATGAATTAGCAGTGCTAATACCTGCTTTAGTCTAGATTTTTTACGTACACTAATGCACCATGAGCACTTCAATTCATTCACATAATACTTCTCAACCATGCCTAAAAAACTGTTACCTTTTTTAGCATTCAGTTTTGGTCTACTTGCTAGCGGTTTTGCATTTTGCGCAGACTTAGACAGAGAAAAGCGCATCGCAGAAAGCGTCAAAGACAGTATTATCATTGGCGACATACTGACTTTAAAAACCGACAGTGTCGAGTTTTTGGGGCTACTTAATAATGAAGAGCCTGAACAGTTGCGCGGTAGTATTATTATTTTGCATGGCATGGGCTCAAACCCAAATGCACCACAAATCATTCGACCATTGCGTAGTCAACTGGCACAAATGGGCTGGGTCACCGCATCCATTCA from Cycloclasticus pugetii PS-1 includes:
- a CDS encoding phosphoglycolate phosphatase gives rise to the protein MKTLRDNCKTKLVAFDLDGTLLDSVPDLAKAVQLTLAELNLPTQQQDSVRGWIGNGARVLVKRALSGDINGDIPKDLFDKAYPIFLKHYADNLNTDSELYNGVEDTLAAFKQAGIAMACITNKPEQFTLPLLKEIGLSQFFDKVVCGDSFEHRKPHPMPLLETAKFFNVLPEQSIMVGDSVNDIMAAQAAGFYSICVSYGYHGEDDVHQLGADVVIQHFSEIAQLLEKAA
- the rpe gene encoding ribulose-phosphate 3-epimerase, which codes for MKTPLIAPSILSADFARLGEEVDNVLFAGADVVHFDVMDNHYVPNLTIGPLVCEALRNHGVTAPIDVHLMVKPVDRIISDFAKAGASYITFHPEASEHIDRSLGLIKELGCKAGLVFNPATPLSYLDHVMDKLDVILLMSVNPGFGGQSFIPSTLEKLRQVRQRIDVSGADIRLEVDGGVKIDNIGEIAAAGADMFVAGSAIFNTDDYAKTIAAMREKIAKAVA
- a CDS encoding DUF2835 domain-containing protein → MQDQRLIFKLAISAEKYLSVYKGHANKISTIASDGRRIEFSADNVRQFLTHDGIYGEFEMHITAEQKFLSIRRLR